The Mustela nigripes isolate SB6536 chromosome 4, MUSNIG.SB6536, whole genome shotgun sequence genome includes a window with the following:
- the MYOZ1 gene encoding myozenin-1: protein MPLSGTPAPNKKRKSSKLIMELTGGGRESSGLNLGKKISVPRDVMLEELSLLTNRGSKMFKLRQMRVEKFIYENHPDVFSDSSMDHFQKFLPTVGGQLGTAGQGFSYSKGSSGGQAGGSGSARQYGSDQQQHQGSGSGSGGTGGPGGQMGRGAAGTAGAGETGTGDQTGGDGKHITVFKTYISPWERAMGVDPQQKVELGIDLLAYGAKPELPQYKSFNRTAMPYGGYEKASKRMTFQMPKFDLGPLLSEPLVLYNQSLSNRPSFNRTPIPWMSSGEPVDYNVDIRIPLDGETEEL, encoded by the exons ATGCCACTCTCAGGAACCCCAGCTCCCAACAAGAAGAGGAAATCCAGCAAGCTGATCATGGAACTCACTGGAG GTGGACGGGAGAGCTCAGGCCTGAACTTGGGCAAGAAGATCAGTGTCCCAAGGGATGTGATGTTGGAAGAGTTGTCGCTGCTCACTAATAGGGGCTCCAAGATGTTCAAACTACGGCAGATGCGGGTAGagaaatttatttatgaaaaccACCCTGATGTCTTCTCTGACAGCTCAATG gATCACTTCCAGAAGTTCCTTCCCACAGTTGGGGGACAGCTGGGCACAGCTGGGCAGGGATTCTCCTACAGCAAGGGCAGCAGTGGAGGCCAGGCAGGGGGAAGTGGCTCTGCCAGACAGTATGGCTCTGACCAGCAGCAACATCAGGGCTCTGGATCTGGATCTGGGGGTACAGGTGGTCCAGGGGGCCAGATGGGCAGAGGAGCTGCTGGAACAGCAGGAGCTGGTGAGACAGGAACAG GAGACCAGACAGGCGGAGATGGAAAACATATCACCGTATTCAAGACCTATATTTCCCCATGGGAGCGAGCCATGGGGGTTGACCCTCAGCAAAAAGTGGAGCTTGGCATCGACCTGCTGGCCTATGGGGCCAAACCTGAACTCCCCCAATATAAGTCCTTCAACAG GACAGCAATGCCTTATGGTGGATATGAGAAGGCCTCCAAACGCATGACCTTCCAGATGCCCAAGTTTGATCTGGGGCCCCTACTGAGTGAACCCCTGGTCCTCTACAACCAAAGTCTCTCCAACAGGCCTTCTTTCAATCGAACCCCTATTCCCTGGATGAGCTCTGGGGAACCAGTAGACTACAACGTGGATATTCGGATCCCATTGGATGGAGAAACAGAGGAGCTTTGA